A segment of the Manis javanica isolate MJ-LG chromosome 10, MJ_LKY, whole genome shotgun sequence genome:
GAAATCTTACTGAAAACTGTAGGTGGAACTCCTGGGCATctggtgtttttcttttccttacttttcctccctccctccctccctccctcccttcctccctccctcccttcctttcttccttccttccttccttccttccttccttccttccttccttccttccttccttccttccttccttccttcctttcagttttattgagttataatagAAAATTAGATGCTATACATTTGAAATGCACAATGTGATGACTTGACATACATATACTTCTTGAAATGATTACCACGATCTGGTTAAGCCATTGAACACCTCACATAGTTAAACTTTCTTCAGTGGTGAAAATGCTAAAGTCTACTCTCAACAAATATCCAGTACACAACTATATTATTAACTATACTCAACATGCTGTAAATGAGCCCCCCTCAGAGCTTATTCATCTTGTAACTGAAGGCTTGTATCCTTTGACAGCATCTCACCATCTCCCTCACTTCCCCAGCTCCTGGTAACCAACACTCTCTGTTTTTgaatttgccttttgtttttgatttcacagattagtgaaatcataaagtatttgtctttttctgtctaattaatttcacttagcataatgtgctctagttttattcatgttgttgcaaatggcagcatttccttCTGTATCATGGCATATATTCCTCTGCCTATatataccacaccttctttatccattcatccattgacggACACTtcggttgtttccatttttgctattgtgaataatgctgtagttCTACTTGtattttattgaggaacctccatgctatTTTCCATAATTGCTGTACCATTACTTTCCAACCAACAGTGTAAAAGggttccatttttttctacatttcagccaacacttgttatagttgtctttttgataatagccatatgaacaggtgtgagatgatatctcattgtggttttgataagcatttcactgatgattagtgatgctgagcatcttttcatgcacctgttggccatttggatgtcttcctggaaagaaatgtctgtttaggtgtTTTGTGCATTTCTCaaattggtttttgtttgtttttgagttgCATAAGTTTCTTAAATATTATGGATATTAACCCCATATTAGatatatggcttgcaaatattttctccaactcTGTAGgttgccatttttttccttattgtttcctttgatgtacagaGGACTTTAATTTGATAGTCCCagttgttcttttttgcttttatttatttgtgctttaggtgtcaaatccaaaaaatcattgccaaaaaaatcaaagagctttccacctgtcttttcttctaggagttttatggttttgggtcttatgtttaagtcctTAGTCCATTTCAAGTTAAATTTTGTGAGTAGTGTGAGATaggacccagtttcattcttttgcatgtggctttccagttttcctaacaccgtTTATTGTTATCCTTTTCCTATCATGTGTTCTTGGTGCCCTTTACAAAAATGAGTTGCacacatatgcatgggtttatttctgggctcttgattctgttacACTGGTGCATGTGTCCATTTTTTATGTCCTTGCCATACTGTTTttcttattgtggctttgtacatagtttgaaattaggaaattaaatgtgatgcctccagctttgtttttctttctcaggatttctttgactatttgggatcttttatgGTTACATACAACTTTTAggatttaaaatatctatttctgtgaaaaatttctttggaatttttatttgGATTGTATTGACTCCATTGATGGTTTTGGGTAGTATGGGTGTTTGTATAATATTAAATTTTCTgacccatgaacatgggatatctgaACATTTATATgtgtcttcctcaatttctttgGGTGTCATATAGCTTTCAGTGTAAAGTCTTGAATGTGATTGTAGCTGAGGGATTATCATATGTGGACTTTATGATATTGGGGTACATTCCTTCTGTACTTTatttttgtgagtttttatcatgaggaTGTTGAACATTGTCAAAGTCTTCCCTACATCAATTATGATGAACAGACAATTTCTATCTTCTTTGTTAAAATGGTGTATGTCAGGTTTTgtatcttcatatgttgagtcaTCCTTGcaccctggaataaattccagttGATCATGGCTAAAGGATTTTGTATGATATTCATCAGGGTAATTGGCTTGTAGTGTCCTTACACTCTAGTATctgtgtctggttttggtatcaggatattGATGAATTATGCCATTTTTTGGGTGTCATAAGCTCATATTGCTTTTTCTCTGCCTTCAGCTTTAGAATTAGCTAGTTGCAATGGCTTTATTGGAAAATGGTATTAGCAACCAATCTCTGGGAGCTGAATGGACTCCTGGCTCCTGGGGTATTGTTACTTTTAGGCCCTCTTAGCTGACAGAGCAAGGAAATGCATGTGTATCTAAGCTGTGGATCTGTAATATATTCTTTAACTATCTCTATAAATATTGAAGAAgaggaatattttcatttttaccttcttGGATTCCAAATAAAAAACCATAGACAACACACTTTCAAACTATTTCATAATgttcaaacattttaaagaattgcAAATTAGGAAAAAATGGAATTCTTTATGAAAATTGTAGAGGAGTAATTGTTATTGTAGATAAAGTGTACAAAATCCATGTATTGTGCTTGGCTCAGCAAATATAAATttctccatttatatttaagaacaaatcagtgataaaatatacatataagtaGAGTTACAAATTAAAAACCCTATCATCTCTTTTTCTCATTGATACCAAAGGTAAGAGAACGACcacatttttctaatgatttttaCCTCTTTTTACATTCTTATCCTCTTTCCTCATTCCCCACACTGACATTGGTGGTACAGTTATATGTGGGAGCTTTTCTCCTTTAGGTTGACTCTGAGTTATCAAGGTGTATCACCCAATATAGGAGACAATGGAGTATCCTACTGAGTGGGGATTATGAACAGGTGCAGGCACACAGGTTAGCCTTTGAGGTTCCTTGAGGTAAGAATACGAGCATAGTTTTTGAGGACACCTCAGGAGGCAGAGGCCTGACCTTTGTGTACATCCTGTACTTTTGAAGAAAGTTTTCTTGTGGTGTCGGTAGACTGTACATAATGCACTGAGATGTGCAGGAGAATATGAAAGGCCTCTGTGAGGAATTCTGTTCTCTCTATTGTATTCCATTTTGGAGTCATCTGGTATCTTCTTAGAACAGAGTATACTTGAGGAAGAAGGCAAATAATTTATATTGTAGGAAGAAATGTTTAACACATGTATAGTTAAAATAGTTAAACTAAAATAACATGAATATAATAAAATTGGTGTTTATTTTGTGGGGATAAAATAGACATGTGAAAaattttctgtgattttgtttGGAATGGGAGAAGCCTGTTGAAAAATGCAGGCTGTTAGGAAGCAATATTTTAGTTGTGGAACCACAGTGAATTTATAATGCCATTAAAAAGCAAACAGATatggaagaaaaagtaaaataaccaaaatagagTAAAAGATGTAGATTATTGAGCAGTGATTACACGTATGTAGAAAGGATTATGATTCATTAGATTCTGTGCTATGGGGACTTAAAAGCTGAAAAAcaactgaaagaagaaaggacagacagaaagaagagaggggaaagaCTCTTAAATGTTTTTAGAAATATCCCATGGTGAATAACATAGGTCAATATTAAAGACACTAACAATATTTTACAATATCGATTTCTTATTTCCATTCTTATGATGAAAAATGGGAACAATATCTGGGTAGGGGATAACTTGCTTTACGAATCCTTGCAGTATAAAAATCTatggaaaatagaaatagtaaAAGTAAGATAAGAATCCTCAAAATGTATAACTTTGGTGAATCATATATTAAGGATTGAATATTTGGTAaacattttctacaataaaaGGGGGAAAGGAAAGCTAAAAATTCCCTTGAATCATTAAGGAGggtaaaataggaaaatagacATGCAATATGGCATAATGGAGGAAAGGCCTGACATATTGAAATTAGAGAAATGCAGGTTAAGCAGGATGTGTCAGTAGTATTTCTTTTTCACCAAACATGTTACTTGCTTATGGAAAACAGACTTGGTATTTAATCATGCATATTATGTTAAATCTTGAACATACAGTGTAATGGGAGGCAATGATGGGTCCTTAATATCTGCTGAATGTACAAAGAATGAGAGAATGAAGCAAATGTGACATACTGTATGTGCTTTATTAGAGGACTATTCCCTGGTGAATTTTAgtttcagaaataaacaaaacttgaGGACGacagggaactggggagaaaTGAAGGCTGTGAGGGTCTGAGGGGCTCATTTTTTAGTGGTTGTGAAGACTTATCTTCTGTTGTAATAATTGGCAGCTAATGATTCCTTCCCCCTCAAGAATCAGCTCACACCCACCAGCTCATTTCTGTCCACATTTGGAGGGTTGCTTAAAACCGTGACACTTACTCATCTATCCAGTGGGCGAGTTATCTATCATTTCATCTCTCTATTTGTCATCTAATATTTCATTTATCCCCTCCATTACCCAACCTCTTTGCCCTTCAATCATCTCCAACTATGTTTCcctttactcattcatttatccattacTTCATCACTTCTCTCTTATCTAATTATTCAAAGTATCAGAGATCTACTTTTTACAAGGTCCTCTACTTAAACAGACTATGTAAGTACCTCACTTAGCCTTTGTTGAACTGTTTTGTGAACACACTTATTTGTCCTGTTCTTCCAGCTGTACTTTCTCAGGCTGAACTCTCATACTGGGTAAATGTTTTTTGTACCCTCCTTGAAATCTCAGACTCTATTCCTTCATGAGTCCTCCTTCTTGGTATGGCAACTGCTTACAGTCATCCTGATCTGTCAACTAGAACTTTGAACAGCCTCTGAATTCCCCAGTTTTCCCTGGGAAATTCACCAGCTTCACGTGGTTCTTGCCCAAAGAATTTGCCATAACAGATTCCATTCCTGTTGGTCCAGCCAAGCCCCTGCTTTGCCTaactttcttttcctatttagACAAGTTCCTATACTCCCACCCTTAATCAGATTCCTTATCCAAATTACCTGTCTACCTGGTGAGTACTTCGCAGCCCAGTGTACTGGCCCAAATTAACTCTGATTCTGCATCAAAGATGAATGACAGATggaaaagtcatttttttctgtgtttgagTTCATAAATTCTTGTTAAAATAAACAATTTCTTTGCATTCTTCAGTAGTAAACATATAAGTCCATTCACTATAATTGGAAAATTTCTCAAACTGTAtaattttctgtttgattttggTTTGACACTTGCTCTGTATTTACTCTCTAGTTTTCCCACATGTACTGTCAGTGTAGACCTGCCTACATCCCATTTTTGTATTACATATTCAGCGTGGGGAAACTATAGCACATCCAAAGGTTTTGGTGAAACTGTGGGTGAGAGACCCAACATCAAAAACCTCTGTTCTGTGCTAACTGCACACAACCTGTCAGCAAGACAGGTGAAAGCCCACATTATGAGATTTCCAGGTTTACTCTGCCTGGTTCCCAGCATAGATCCTCTGACTGTGTCCAACTGAAAATGAGGCTTCACTTCATCCTTGCAGTGGGAAGTGAGCACTAATTTCAAATTCTCTTCACTTACCTTGAGAGAGGGAACCTAATGGCTTGTAGTCAATTGGAGTTGAATGCCTACGTTGAAATTCAGAAAGAGGTGAAGCCAGAGAAGTTTGGGTGCTTGTACAGAGAAGAGCAGAGGTAAGAAGAAGGTAAGAAGGTAAGAAGAGGTAAGAACCAGGGTGGTTGTCTCAACAGAATATCTTATTTCCCAATTTGCCTGGGTAGCTGTGCTTGAACTCATCTCAGATGTGTCACCTCTTGTTTTCTTGTATATGTTCATGTCAGGTATCACCTTAAAGAGCAGGGAGCAAAATGGCACTTCCtgggtcatttaaaaaatagtgacaaaTAATTATTCCCTTCTATCCTATAACTTTTGGCTTAAGTTTAATATGCTTTGTAATGTAAATTCATTTTACCTAAATGAACATTAAATAACCTAAATTCTGAAATGCAATGAATATCAATGCCATTATAAATTATTAACTTGTTTAGATACAGTGATCTTATATCATTTCCAAGAAGATAGtacaacaaaaaaatttcaacatTTATCTACTCAGTGCAATCACACAGAAAATTTTAGTTAATTACATAAATGACTGGATAGATTAATGAAGGCAGGATGAGAGATAGATCTCATGCTGAAAGGCAGACACAGTCTGGGTGAATATTATTGGTAATGTAAGAAACTCAGAAGAGCATGGAGACCTTTGACATTCTGAGGCCACCTGAAAATGGAAGGACAACAAGGCTTGTGGTCTGTGTACATTGTGGGCAAACATCACATACCTCAATATTTCCCTTTgactcttctctgatttctgttttttctcttctcctttaatGACTAATATTGGTGAAGACCAGAGTTGATGGGGTGGTTAATGATAGAGTAGTAAAGTATTTTTAGTACatgtatttaagatttatttatgtatttagggAAGGAGGAGGACCTCAAGTCACTTAAGTCTATCTATTGGAAGCatttccccagactgggaacCTCTTTGCTTTTGATGTCAGTCTCCCATATCAAAACAGTTTCCACAGCCAGTGCACACGCAACACTGAAGAGCACAGAGAGAATTTATTTAGTAGGTGCTTAGAACAACTGAGGACAAGAATCTTCCAAGGAGAGAGGGGAACCTTTAGAAAAATCATGGAGGTTTGAGATTCTCTGGCACAAAAATCATCTTCTAGCTCAAGTCTTACCATGAAATTAGAAGTCATCTTTGGTCAGGTGATCACAATGTGCAGTAGAACCAATATTTCTGTAGCCTAATTTTAGGAAGCATCCATGTTAAGTTTTCCTGTTTACAAGTCTCATTGAGGAAGGACAAATGACCATCTCAGAAGGAGGAGCCTAAAGACACTTATCATCTGAATTGTGCCTTGGCCCTGCCACTGTCACGTAGTAAGTCCAGTGGGAAACATTCAGATTCTGAAAGGAGCACAGGAGAGATTTCTCTCAGGTCATCCCAACCCAACACAGAGGCTACCCTTCATTTAGCTGCCTCTGTGACTCTATGTATGGGCAAACAAGAAGATCAGTGAAGCGAGTGATCTTCAGATATAATCTAGCTTAAGGGACCCAGATAGGTTGATGGAGCTGGTGCAATTTAGCAGGTCCAAAAAGCTGTATTCCCTAAGATCATAGTCTCAGACAAACGTTAAACTCATTAACTAGAAGAGAGAAGCTTATAGAAGACTTAGGGGGTTCTCATGATATAGTCTATAGAACTGTAGGATTGAAACTATAACTGCAACCCCGGGCTTTGATAAGAGACAAGGAAGGGTTTTCATGTTGCCTACTCACAGGGGAGCTACCTTATTGGGAATTGTTACGGCAGGTGTATAGTGAGACTTAATTCACCTGACATCTTACTTCCCATGGTAAGTATCTTTAAATATAACTGGGGTGAACATTTTGgtgattaaatatattttaaaattagaaacagtTACTTATGCAACTATCCAGTTTGCATTGGCTGTCCCTGTGAAACCTTGTGCTGTACAAGTGTGGCAAAGAGCACCTTACAGCACAGGCACAGGTTCCAGCTTCACATTCTCATGGGAAGTATCCTCATTTCTGGGGCTGAGTTGTTGGACCACAGTGAGAATCTACTCAGCTTATGAGACTGATTTCATTGCCTTTGCATATATATtcacaagtggaattgctgtatcatatggtaattctatttttaattcttcgaGAAGTCTTCATTACCAAAGTGCCTAAACCAAATTGTATTCCCACCCATAGAGTACAAATCCTCCCTATGTCTACattccttgtcaacacttattatcttctgttttcttgatgatagccattctaacaggtgcaaGGTTGAGGTGTtgattgcattttcctgatgattagtgatgttcagcACCCTTTATTAACCTTTtagtcatttgtatgtcttctttggaaaatgtaatcagattctttgcccatttttaagttgggttatttgtcttttttatattgagttgtataatttccttatatatttttgctttccaGCAATTGAGCAGTATGGCAGAAGAGAAGCAAAGATTAGAGATATCATTTAATGgtgaaggaaaaatgaacataGGAGAGTTGCAAAATTCTTTCACAGATGTAGCTAATGAAATGAGTGTGCCCAATAAACCAGTTGCATTAAAGACTTTACATATAggaaaaattccaaaatacttgTAAGAATATTTACTTaaagttaataataatttaattgttgaagaaatgtattttcatgtttatttagtATGTATTTACAATTggaaattgtatttaaaattggTTTCAAAATTATGTGTATTAATAAGTATTGTGAAATCCTTCTTATTATTAATGACAATGAAACATAATGTGCACCAAATCTTAAAATGCTCTGGTGTTTCTGCTGTGTTCTTACTCTCTGTTCTCTTTGGCTGAACCTCACTATGAAGCAATGTGCATTGACTGGGTGCTCATCTGATTAATAAAGTACATGctaaataggaaaatatatttttaagctgACAAATGCTGTTGGACTGGAGTTGTTTCTATTAAtaagaaatttggaaattttataaCACAGAAGTCTAAATGAGCATGCCATGAAAAGTATTGATTGTTAGGGAAAAATGacttttcagtatatttttgcTGTTGAATTGTGCTTAGGTGATTTGGTCTGATTCTTAAAATTCAAGGTGATGTTGGAAAAAGGAATTATGAGGAAGCAGTCAGAGGGTGTTGTGTGCCTGTGTGGATAAAGGGGAATGAAGAAGAGAGAGGGGTTAGGAAAGGGAAGGACAAGGTCACTAATCGAATCTGTTACACACAGCAGTTGGAAATCCATCACATGTCTCCATTATGGGAACCACTTTCCCGAAGTCACTTTCACCCTAAGGCCCAATCTTATGCCTTAGCGTGGATTCTCAGGAGAACTTCCACCCTTCACTGCAGCCCTAAGCAGTCATTATTTTCTGACCAGATCAGGCACACCATAAACTTAAGTTAATCATCAATCTGCATTGCCCAGCTGGTCTATAGTTCTGactctcttctccttctctctGAGTCATTTTTTTCACCAAAAACTGCCCTTTTTCTTCTTAAACTGTGTCTTATGCTCCAGTTCTTAGCATCGTGCTCAGGCAGCAAAATACATTGCTGCTAACTTGTCTATTTTATGAAATAGCCTTGATATTTCCTGGTTTCATTTTATAGCAGATTTTAGATGCTTGTATTTTGTGAATCCATCATGGATCCTCTATATCTGGTTGTCCTATTTCCCTTTGGATTCACCCACCTTTCCTAGGTGTGGGTCTGTCCAAGTCCAAATACGAGATAATATTGTACATCCATTTCTCCAGTCCTTGAATCTTCTCTACATTAAATATTCAGCAGATTTGCTTTATGCTCCATTCTGTGATAGTTTGGTGACTTTATTTCCTGCTGCTGTTCACTGAATagcatagtaaaagaaaaaaggttgGGATGAAACCCCATGAAAGCATCCAAAAACAATTCAAGGAAAATGGCTGGATTAATATAGTCATTTGATGTTCTGCTTTGCCTCTAAGCCAGAACAATCTGATCCATCTTTCTTTACCTGAGCTTGAAAGAGCTCTGTGAATTTCTGTGATACTCTTCTTAGTTCCAACATCAGGAAAATTAGGAAATGCTTTTAAAGTTAACTAACAATAGATTTTGCTGTAGTAAACTACCTACCCATTATCTTCTGTCTTTGGTCAGCTAATATTTGAGATATTTTCTAAAAGTCCTTCTCACAGCTGCTTTCACCTCATTGTTCTTCAAGCTGTAGATGAGGGGATTCAGTAAGGGAGTGACCACACTGTACTGCAGAGAGGAGATCAACTCGAGTGTTGAACCTGAGATTGGCATAAGATAGCGAATGAAAAATGAACCATAAAACATGAGAACTACAGTGAGGtgagaggagcaggtggagaaggccttgccTCTACCCGAGGAGGAGCTGATACTGAGAATGGTGGAGACAATAAGAACGTAGGAGAATACAGTCAACAAACAGGTTCCCAGCCCATGAAGGAGACTGGAACAGAGTAGAACAGTAAAACTGGTGGAGACATCAGAGcaggacagagggaagagagtGGGCAGCTCACAGCTGTAGTGGGGGATAGGCTGATCCTTACAGAAGTCCAGTCTCATAGCTGGTAGGATGTTGATGAGTGCATCCAGAAAGCCCAGGCTCCAGGTGGTGCACACCAGCCTCACACAGAGCTGGTTGCTCATGACCTGTCTATagagcagagggtggcagatggcaACACAGCGGTCGTAGGCCATCACTGAGAGCAGGCAGGCTTCAGTGCCTCCAATGTCAAACACAAAGAAGACTTGAGCCAGACAGCCCCCCACAGAGATGGTTTTCTTCTGAGAGAGGAGGTTCTCCAGCAGCTTGGGCACTGTAGCTGAGGAGTAGCAAAGATCCAGGAAAGAgaggtgactcaggaagaagtacatgggcgtGTGGAGGTGAGAGTCAGTCTTGATTACCAGTAGCATCATGAGGTTCCCCACCAGGGTCAGGAGGTAGATCACTAGGAACAGCACAAAGAGCAGAGCCTGGGCATGGGGGTCTGCAGACAGGCCAAGGAGGGTGAACTCAGTGATGGTGCTGTGGTTTCCCAAGGCCATCTGGAGACACTGTAGACTGGAAATAAAAAGAGGAACAGGGAATGATTTCAGTGAAGTGATAGTGTGGAACTCCAAGCTCCTCTTCCTTTACAGAAACATCAGAAAACAAGCAGAGACTGTGAGCACCACTTTTGTAGGTACTCTGGAAAAATAGTGAAATGTTTACAGCAACCAAGTGTACATTCCATAAAGCAAAATGCAACTTGAAATAAGTAGGAAAGTTctgtgctgttttcattttcctttgcctACCTCCTCCCAGCTTCAGTGTCTATAATGAGGATGACAGCCCCTCTTCCTAGTGTGGAACCTTGTTCCCAGATCTGGAGTGAGCAGAGCAGACCTTTCTCACAAATACTGTGTTTGCTGTTCTAATATGTCTGGGGTTTACCTGAAGGACTTATGCAGgatgttttgtttcatttccacATAACCTTGAAATCATTCAGGGATCAAATGTGGCACACATTGTTTGAAAACATCATAAGGTTAAGAAAGACCTGTAACTGCCTGGGGCAAAAGATAATgactgaataaaataatagacCACCTGCAGCCTGGAGGAAAACCTAGGTAGAGAGTTGCTCTGGGAAATTAGAGCATTCAATAGTGCTTGTGTATACTAGGGAATTTACAAAGCTACACACTTGTCCAGCACCACTCTTTCTCAGAGAAGACTACAGAAGACCTTATGTTTTCACCTCCGGCTAATTTTTGTTTCAGTGT
Coding sequences within it:
- the LOC108402564 gene encoding olfactory receptor 8S1-like → MALGNHSTITEFTLLGLSADPHAQALLFVLFLVIYLLTLVGNLMMLLVIKTDSHLHTPMYFFLSHLSFLDLCYSSATVPKLLENLLSQKKTISVGGCLAQVFFVFDIGGTEACLLSVMAYDRCVAICHPLLYRQVMSNQLCVRLVCTTWSLGFLDALINILPAMRLDFCKDQPIPHYSCELPTLFPLSCSDVSTSFTVLLCSSLLHGLGTCLLTVFSYVLIVSTILSISSSSGRGKAFSTCSSHLTVVLMFYGSFFIRYLMPISGSTLELISSLQYSVVTPLLNPLIYSLKNNEVKAAVRRTFRKYLKY